One window of the Rhizorhabdus dicambivorans genome contains the following:
- a CDS encoding LLM class flavin-dependent oxidoreductase, producing MIHLVALALPIGAHLGGWRHPDAFHHTVGDLEAQLHMIELAERGKFDAYFLADVNSVKHLNNRELFARNTPTARPGGYEPLTLLSAAAMRTKHIGLVATATTTFEQPYTLARKFASLDLISHGRAGWNIVTSGYPEDANNFGQEVMEHDARYRRATEFVDVTIGLWDSWAPDAFVQDVTTGHFLNPDRVRELNHDGEHFSVKGPLNCARSPQGHTVLFHAGQSEVGRELAAKSADCVFFGATDKDIAKSIYDDIKGRMGKYGRSPEELKMFCGIMAYPGKTIEESDTLIAELDALIPDSHGVAMLSETVEYDLSQHPLDDPMPFLPETSNMIRSVRKIFNDRIRKNPMSIRQFVRQVVPGLGHPIFKGTGPQIAERMIEWHEYGGCDGFIVLSGVAPGGLQNFVDLVIPELQRRGKFRTEYEGTTLRENIGLPMPRSDWD from the coding sequence ATGATTCATCTCGTAGCACTTGCCCTTCCGATCGGTGCTCATCTTGGCGGCTGGCGTCATCCCGACGCATTTCACCACACGGTGGGCGATCTAGAGGCGCAGCTCCATATGATCGAACTGGCCGAGCGCGGAAAGTTCGATGCCTATTTTCTGGCCGACGTAAACTCGGTTAAGCACCTCAACAACAGGGAGTTGTTCGCGCGTAACACCCCAACAGCGCGGCCAGGCGGCTATGAGCCGCTCACGCTGCTTTCCGCGGCCGCCATGCGGACCAAGCATATCGGCCTTGTCGCAACGGCTACGACGACCTTCGAACAACCCTATACGCTCGCGCGCAAATTCGCCTCGCTCGATCTGATCAGTCATGGGCGGGCAGGGTGGAATATCGTAACCTCGGGCTATCCCGAAGATGCGAATAATTTCGGGCAGGAGGTCATGGAGCATGACGCGCGATATCGGCGCGCGACGGAGTTCGTCGACGTTACGATTGGCCTCTGGGACAGCTGGGCGCCCGATGCTTTCGTTCAGGATGTGACCACCGGTCACTTCTTGAATCCCGATCGCGTCCGTGAACTCAACCATGATGGAGAGCATTTCAGCGTGAAGGGGCCGTTGAACTGTGCCCGATCGCCGCAAGGGCATACCGTGCTCTTCCACGCCGGTCAGTCCGAAGTCGGTAGGGAATTGGCCGCGAAATCCGCCGACTGCGTTTTCTTTGGAGCGACGGACAAGGACATCGCCAAGTCGATTTACGATGACATCAAGGGGCGTATGGGCAAATATGGCCGCTCACCGGAAGAGCTGAAAATGTTCTGCGGCATCATGGCCTACCCCGGAAAGACGATCGAAGAGTCGGATACGTTAATTGCCGAACTCGACGCGCTCATCCCCGATAGCCATGGCGTGGCCATGTTGTCCGAGACGGTCGAATATGATCTATCGCAGCATCCGCTCGATGATCCGATGCCGTTCCTGCCCGAAACGAGCAATATGATCCGCAGTGTTCGCAAGATTTTCAACGATCGGATCCGGAAGAACCCGATGTCGATCCGCCAGTTCGTGCGGCAGGTCGTGCCAGGTCTCGGCCATCCGATCTTCAAAGGGACGGGCCCGCAGATCGCCGAGCGAATGATCGAGTGGCACGAATATGGTGGTTGCGATGGCTTCATAGTCCTCAGCGGGGTCGCCCCGGGCGGCCTCCAGAACTTCGTCGACCTTGTGATTCCCGAGCTTCAGCGGCGCGGCAAGTTCCGGACGGAATATGAAGGTACGACGCTTCGGGAGAATATTGGCCTGCCGATGCCGAGATCAGATTGGGATTGA
- a CDS encoding outer membrane protein assembly factor BamB family protein: MVRRPDMPSSATRMKSSRAAVWLLAAIAGVSLCARGYGVEPKQPPRIEALKAGTLVKAPAANWLTPGGNIFNQRYSSLTEINRQNVSKLRGVWEKHLDGSGIGPQYSGEAQPIVHDGVIYVVTGADDVFAVSVETGKTLWKYVAQLDPKIATAVCCGWASRGVAIGEGRVYVGQLDGKLVALDQATGKIAWSVQAERWQDGYTITGAPLYYDGLIITGFGGSARSSRGRVKAYDAKSGKPVWTFYTVPGPGEPGHDTWPADNDFWQYGGANVWMTPAVDPKLGLIYFGTSGPGSYFNGAPRAGDNLYANSVVAVEAKTGRYRWHFQAVHHDIWDYDMTNPVILFDATVDNEMRHGIAAAGKTGWVYILDRITGKPLIGIEERPVPQDARQKTAATQPYPIGDAFVPQEIDIAPEGYKLENGGKIFTPFWLDGALMKPAPRGGANWPPSSFDPTTNRMFICATDKAQYYTGGDRDGDPRGWRPGQFFVGSSTFHFIDQPEFGVFAALDVTTNRLVWQQRWNGACYSGSVATAGGLVFVGRNDGRMTALDSSDGKLLWEFQTGAGANAPATVFEYRGKQYVVSLSAGNLFAGTAKGDSLWLFSLDGKLEPVSAARQVADVGGAGNHGPQTVTIPVGLGEEDMRIAREDFTRVCSSCHGPAGEGTGYGASLKKASDAGKNARTISQGRGGMPSFSTMLSETEIGRLAAYVASLSFATASPPDPK, translated from the coding sequence ATGGTCAGGCGGCCTGATATGCCGTCAAGCGCAACAAGGATGAAATCATCGCGTGCCGCCGTCTGGCTGTTGGCTGCTATCGCCGGTGTTTCGTTATGTGCCCGAGGCTACGGCGTGGAACCGAAGCAGCCCCCCCGGATCGAGGCGTTGAAGGCTGGCACGCTCGTGAAGGCACCCGCGGCGAACTGGCTGACGCCGGGCGGCAATATCTTCAATCAACGTTACTCGTCGCTCACCGAAATCAACCGGCAAAACGTCTCCAAACTGCGCGGCGTATGGGAGAAGCATCTCGATGGCTCGGGGATCGGCCCGCAATATTCCGGAGAGGCGCAGCCCATCGTCCATGATGGGGTAATCTACGTCGTTACCGGTGCGGACGATGTGTTCGCCGTCAGCGTCGAAACCGGTAAAACGCTGTGGAAATATGTCGCCCAGCTCGATCCCAAGATCGCGACGGCGGTATGCTGCGGTTGGGCGAGCCGTGGTGTCGCGATCGGAGAGGGGCGCGTCTATGTCGGGCAGCTCGATGGCAAACTCGTAGCCCTGGACCAAGCGACAGGCAAGATCGCCTGGTCGGTACAGGCCGAGCGCTGGCAAGATGGTTACACGATCACCGGCGCGCCGCTCTATTATGACGGCCTGATCATCACCGGCTTCGGTGGGTCGGCGCGAAGTTCGCGAGGCCGCGTCAAGGCCTATGATGCGAAGAGCGGAAAGCCGGTGTGGACCTTCTATACCGTCCCCGGACCGGGGGAGCCCGGCCATGACACTTGGCCGGCAGACAATGATTTCTGGCAATATGGCGGTGCAAATGTCTGGATGACCCCCGCGGTCGATCCGAAGCTCGGCCTGATCTATTTCGGAACGTCCGGTCCTGGCAGTTATTTCAACGGGGCGCCTCGCGCGGGTGACAACCTCTACGCGAATTCCGTTGTCGCGGTCGAGGCGAAGACGGGGCGTTATCGGTGGCACTTTCAAGCCGTGCATCACGACATCTGGGACTATGACATGACCAATCCGGTCATCCTGTTCGATGCGACCGTGGACAATGAGATGCGGCATGGGATCGCAGCCGCGGGTAAAACAGGCTGGGTCTATATTCTCGATCGGATTACAGGGAAGCCGCTCATCGGCATTGAGGAGCGGCCCGTGCCGCAGGATGCACGGCAGAAGACCGCCGCCACCCAGCCCTATCCGATCGGCGATGCCTTCGTCCCACAAGAGATCGATATCGCCCCCGAAGGCTACAAACTCGAAAATGGTGGAAAGATATTTACGCCCTTCTGGCTCGATGGCGCGCTGATGAAGCCCGCGCCCAGAGGTGGTGCCAACTGGCCGCCATCATCCTTCGATCCGACCACCAACCGCATGTTCATCTGTGCGACCGACAAGGCGCAATATTATACGGGTGGCGATCGTGACGGCGATCCTAGAGGATGGCGCCCCGGTCAATTCTTCGTGGGAAGCAGCACGTTCCATTTCATTGACCAGCCCGAGTTCGGCGTGTTCGCGGCACTCGACGTCACCACCAACCGGCTCGTCTGGCAGCAGCGATGGAACGGCGCATGTTATAGCGGTTCCGTCGCCACGGCTGGCGGATTGGTGTTCGTCGGCCGAAACGATGGCCGAATGACGGCGCTGGATAGCAGCGACGGCAAGCTCCTATGGGAATTTCAGACAGGAGCGGGGGCTAATGCTCCAGCAACCGTTTTTGAATATCGCGGGAAGCAATATGTCGTCTCGCTTTCGGCAGGCAATCTTTTTGCCGGAACCGCGAAGGGGGACAGCCTCTGGCTTTTTTCGCTAGACGGCAAGCTGGAACCGGTCTCTGCTGCTCGGCAGGTCGCCGATGTGGGTGGTGCAGGCAACCACGGACCGCAGACTGTCACCATACCGGTCGGCTTGGGCGAAGAGGATATGCGCATCGCGCGCGAGGACTTTACGCGGGTATGCTCGAGTTGCCACGGTCCCGCCGGAGAAGGCACGGGCTATGGGGCTTCGCTGAAAAAGGCCAGTGATGCGGGCAAGAACGCCCGGACGATCTCGCAGGGGCGCGGGGGAATGCCATCCTTTTCGACTATGCTGAGTGAAACCGAGATCGGACGGCTCGCGGCCTATGTCGCCTCGCTCAGCTTCGCGACAGCCAGCCCGCCAGATCCAAAATAG
- a CDS encoding amidohydrolase family protein, whose product MKTLIKHAFVVSVDPSIGDIDGGDILIENGVISAVGISIEAEGAEPIDATGCIAIPGFVDTHRHFWEGALRSSTADWALLDFAGNMLVLASTCLRPQDMYATSLQGGLEALNAGVTTVADYCHNVISPEHAEQAVQGLRDSGVRAIWCYSFNQTLPARSGFADMQSRLAFLEDFGTRQFSAPGELVTLGVCPEEMAYWPTSRDSVVKSFELARHFGAPIFVHANGYTVGDGEYPGEVELIDGFGLLGPDLTLVHMGYTKESEWQRLGEAGVNVSFTPETELQMGMNMPPITAAKATGVNISIGVDITANNSGDLFTQMRMALQIERAKLAAPHAGALYSRTGIDCAEALYWGTMGGARAVGLQDRIGSLTPGKDADVVLLRADGIAMVGWDRGNPSATVVQQAGTHVVDTVLVRGRVVKRDGRLLADERRACALLEQTSRHVRTEAAKQGGFDLSTEELYGRLSSRMAAADGQAA is encoded by the coding sequence GTGAAGACACTGATCAAGCATGCTTTCGTCGTCTCGGTAGACCCATCGATCGGAGATATCGACGGCGGGGACATCTTGATCGAAAACGGAGTCATCAGCGCTGTCGGGATCTCGATAGAAGCCGAAGGTGCTGAACCGATCGACGCTACTGGCTGCATCGCCATTCCCGGTTTCGTCGATACGCACAGGCATTTCTGGGAAGGAGCCCTGCGCTCTTCTACCGCCGACTGGGCGTTGTTGGACTTTGCCGGCAACATGCTGGTTCTCGCTTCGACATGTCTCCGCCCGCAGGACATGTACGCCACGTCGCTGCAGGGCGGGCTTGAGGCGCTCAACGCGGGCGTCACCACGGTCGCCGATTATTGTCACAACGTCATCAGCCCGGAACATGCTGAGCAGGCCGTGCAGGGCCTTCGCGATTCAGGCGTGCGTGCGATCTGGTGCTATAGTTTCAACCAGACCCTGCCGGCGCGGTCGGGCTTTGCGGACATGCAGTCGCGGCTAGCTTTTCTGGAGGATTTCGGCACGCGGCAATTCAGTGCACCCGGTGAGCTCGTCACTCTGGGCGTATGTCCCGAAGAGATGGCCTATTGGCCGACCAGTCGGGATTCGGTCGTGAAAAGCTTCGAACTGGCCAGGCATTTCGGCGCGCCGATCTTCGTCCACGCCAATGGCTACACCGTTGGCGATGGCGAATATCCTGGCGAGGTGGAACTCATAGACGGGTTCGGACTGCTCGGGCCGGACCTCACCCTGGTCCATATGGGTTACACCAAGGAAAGCGAGTGGCAGCGCTTGGGCGAAGCCGGCGTCAACGTGTCGTTCACGCCGGAAACCGAATTGCAGATGGGCATGAACATGCCGCCGATTACGGCCGCAAAGGCTACCGGCGTCAACATCAGCATCGGCGTCGACATCACTGCGAACAATAGTGGTGACCTGTTCACCCAGATGCGCATGGCGCTCCAGATCGAGCGTGCCAAACTCGCAGCTCCCCATGCTGGTGCGCTGTATTCGCGGACGGGCATCGACTGCGCCGAGGCGCTCTATTGGGGTACGATGGGCGGCGCGCGCGCTGTCGGACTGCAGGACCGCATCGGATCGCTGACGCCTGGAAAGGACGCGGATGTCGTCCTCCTTCGCGCAGACGGAATCGCAATGGTCGGTTGGGATCGCGGCAACCCCAGCGCGACGGTCGTCCAGCAGGCTGGAACGCATGTCGTGGACACGGTCCTGGTGAGAGGTCGTGTCGTCAAACGCGATGGCCGCCTTCTGGCCGATGAAAGGCGCGCCTGTGCCCTGCTCGAACAGACGTCTCGTCACGTTCGTACCGAAGCCGCGAAACAAGGCGGCTTCGACCTTTCGACCGAGGAGCTTTACGGGCGATTGAGCAGCCGCATGGCTGCGGCAGATGGTCAGGCGGCCTGA
- a CDS encoding TonB-dependent receptor, producing the protein MPGVVYAQAAAEEVANAGDIVVTAQKRSESIQKVPISLAAISGEGLAEKQVNNVDALAATVPGLTFGYYGGNARIAIRGVGFDSIGQGTEGRVTYHVDGIYFARPSSTSGTFFDVERIEVLRGPQGTLYGRNATGGSINVITRAPTDTLEGYGRVTLGNYATVITEGAVSGPLSDTVSARIAFMTNNHDGYGKNIITGTDIDDARNQSVRASLSFKPSESFKLDLTADYARRNDHNNGLHYFGQSNPAVPLAGRRFGGIVATDVRDISSEFDPRNKAEFAGGRANMEFDFGAVTFRSITGYRYADSQNVVDIDLTNIALGPTDFHETGKEFTQELQLTGTLGDSKWIVGGYFFDEKIKGGGIIPFNALNLGGPNLQLQGYEAFSDLHTRAYAAFGQIDIAVSDKLTFTLGGRYGWERQNINTWLQLDFSRPYSPNNPPIKLFTVIDSKSWDAFTPKAGVQYQFAPSFMGYATVSKGFKSGGYNGGSTQPPFNPETVWAYEAGVKASLPGGGRFNLSGFYYDYRNMQVSITEATTITIENAASSTLYGGEVEVNYPLTDQFWLDFSGAYLYSKFNDYTSEDPSFPLNPPRDLNGNRLVQAPRFSIVAGAEYRTDLSFGSMTLRGEVNWVGKTYFTAYNNETDAQPRYAKANAYLNIESSDKKWVGSLFMKNITNKNVRTSGVVTAALFGSPSVGSLQPPRTFGGSVQFNF; encoded by the coding sequence ATGCCTGGAGTTGTATATGCGCAGGCTGCTGCCGAGGAGGTGGCCAATGCGGGCGATATCGTGGTGACTGCCCAGAAGCGGTCGGAATCGATTCAGAAGGTACCGATCTCTCTCGCGGCGATCAGTGGCGAGGGGCTTGCCGAGAAGCAGGTGAACAACGTCGATGCGCTGGCGGCGACGGTTCCCGGCCTGACCTTCGGCTATTATGGCGGCAATGCACGCATCGCCATCCGCGGTGTCGGTTTCGACTCGATCGGCCAGGGCACCGAGGGGCGCGTCACCTATCATGTCGACGGCATTTATTTCGCGCGCCCCAGCTCGACCTCGGGCACCTTCTTCGACGTCGAACGCATCGAGGTGCTGCGCGGCCCGCAGGGCACGCTTTACGGGCGCAACGCCACCGGCGGCTCGATCAACGTCATCACCCGCGCGCCGACCGACACGCTGGAGGGCTATGGTCGGGTCACGCTGGGCAATTATGCGACGGTCATCACCGAGGGCGCCGTCAGCGGTCCGCTGAGCGACACTGTCTCGGCACGCATTGCCTTCATGACCAACAACCATGATGGCTATGGCAAGAACATCATCACCGGCACCGACATCGACGATGCCCGCAACCAGTCGGTCCGAGCCTCGCTGTCGTTCAAGCCGAGCGAAAGCTTCAAGCTGGACCTGACCGCAGACTATGCGCGCCGCAACGATCACAATAACGGACTACATTATTTCGGTCAGTCCAATCCGGCAGTACCGTTGGCGGGTCGTCGCTTCGGGGGCATCGTGGCGACTGACGTCCGCGACATCTCCAGCGAGTTCGACCCGCGCAACAAGGCGGAGTTTGCCGGCGGAAGGGCGAATATGGAGTTCGACTTCGGGGCGGTCACGTTCCGCTCGATCACCGGTTACCGATATGCCGATTCCCAGAACGTCGTCGATATCGACCTCACCAACATCGCGCTCGGCCCCACGGACTTCCACGAGACCGGCAAAGAGTTCACACAGGAGCTTCAACTCACCGGAACCTTAGGCGACAGCAAATGGATCGTCGGCGGATATTTCTTCGACGAAAAAATCAAGGGCGGCGGGATCATACCGTTCAACGCGCTCAATCTCGGCGGACCCAATCTTCAGCTTCAGGGATATGAGGCGTTTTCGGACCTCCACACACGGGCATATGCTGCGTTCGGGCAAATTGATATCGCGGTATCCGACAAGCTGACGTTCACGCTGGGCGGCCGTTATGGATGGGAGCGGCAGAACATCAACACGTGGCTCCAGCTGGACTTCTCGCGTCCCTACTCGCCGAATAATCCGCCGATCAAACTGTTCACCGTAATCGATTCCAAAAGCTGGGATGCCTTTACCCCGAAAGCTGGCGTTCAATATCAGTTCGCGCCCTCGTTCATGGGCTACGCGACGGTTTCGAAAGGCTTCAAGAGCGGCGGATATAATGGCGGATCCACGCAGCCGCCGTTCAATCCCGAAACGGTCTGGGCTTATGAGGCTGGCGTGAAGGCCAGTCTGCCGGGGGGAGGCAGATTCAACCTATCTGGCTTCTACTATGACTATAGGAATATGCAGGTTTCAATCACCGAGGCCACCACAATCACCATCGAGAATGCGGCATCGTCGACGCTTTATGGTGGTGAAGTAGAGGTCAATTATCCGCTGACCGATCAGTTCTGGCTCGATTTCTCGGGTGCCTATCTTTATTCCAAGTTCAACGATTACACATCGGAAGATCCATCCTTCCCGCTCAATCCGCCACGCGACCTCAACGGAAACCGGCTGGTCCAGGCCCCGCGGTTCAGCATCGTCGCCGGTGCCGAATATCGGACGGACCTTAGCTTTGGTTCGATGACGTTGCGTGGCGAGGTGAACTGGGTCGGGAAGACCTATTTCACCGCCTATAATAATGAAACCGACGCGCAGCCGCGGTACGCCAAGGCGAACGCCTATCTCAATATCGAGAGCTCCGACAAGAAGTGGGTCGGTTCGCTCTTCATGAAAAATATCACGAACAAGAATGTCCGTACCAGCGGCGTGGTGACGGCCGCCCTGTTCGGCTCGCCATCGGTCGGTTCTCTTCAGCCGCCACGGACATTTGGAGGTAGCGTACAATTTAACTTCTAG
- a CDS encoding TetR/AcrR family transcriptional regulator, with protein sequence MKADSNPEPQVGAPRDRILRAAEHLFAVKGLHGAGLREIAREADVNVNLITYYFRTKEELYLQVYQVRSLQINGLREKLLEQLDLKYSPASPPVAEILRAFVHPFFDLKAKSPDVWTNVVHSYMREIGTDVWRTINESSLQPAVRRFTTVLHRSLPSAQRSDIVFILGMAAYSSLIGAAPSDPALIDDGLPRNLPLAEIEDKLVLALTAAAHALS encoded by the coding sequence ATGAAAGCTGACTCTAATCCGGAACCTCAGGTCGGTGCGCCGCGCGACCGCATATTGCGTGCGGCGGAACATCTCTTCGCGGTCAAGGGCTTGCACGGTGCAGGACTGCGGGAGATTGCTCGAGAGGCCGACGTCAACGTCAATTTAATCACATATTACTTCAGGACAAAGGAAGAGCTCTACCTGCAGGTATACCAGGTTCGCTCTCTGCAAATTAACGGCTTGCGTGAAAAGCTGCTTGAACAACTGGATTTGAAATACTCCCCCGCCTCACCGCCAGTAGCCGAGATTCTCCGGGCATTCGTGCATCCCTTTTTCGACCTTAAGGCAAAAAGTCCGGATGTTTGGACCAACGTCGTGCATTCTTACATGCGCGAGATCGGCACCGACGTCTGGCGCACCATCAATGAGAGTTCGCTGCAACCGGCGGTGCGCCGCTTCACGACCGTGCTCCATCGTTCGCTGCCCTCCGCGCAGCGCAGCGACATCGTGTTCATCCTAGGAATGGCGGCCTACAGTTCGCTCATCGGCGCCGCTCCCAGCGATCCAGCGTTGATCGATGATGGTCTTCCGCGGAACCTCCCGCTGGCCGAAATAGAAGATAAGCTGGTTCTGGCACTGACTGCAGCCGCTCACGCGCTCTCGTGA
- a CDS encoding MFS transporter produces the protein MNKADVEQVQKLENCDPPYPSSSAVGYTVGVLTIGFVVAYLDRQVISILLEPIRLSLGLTDTQLSLVQGFAFSLFFVLAGIPIGRLVDRANRRNVLIGGLICWTAATFACGLAQNFWQLFLARMLVGIGEACLAPTGYSIVADIVRPGRRGLAMGFLTGGTAVGAAGSIFIGGLLLEMFAEGLHIAPLGHVASWQIVFFLVSLPGVPLILMLFTVAEPARREKVAIGPSDATFVQFVRRHPAGFGLTFAAFASNLICGIATMVWIPVVLMRIYKVPAVELGATIGALMLVVGGLASTIGGAAGDWLQTRAPSIGRLGVPLLAFPLLILLALFWYFVEGATPTIIYYGLSCGLVGSIINGSSFSAINQMVPNNMRGQAVTAFLVVGNFAGLGLAPTAVALVTDYVLKDPMQVQLSVILVAIPAQMTGLLLTLLALKPYRRTCEAAAAMTQASTAMVGSTKPI, from the coding sequence GTGAACAAGGCTGATGTTGAGCAGGTCCAAAAGCTCGAGAACTGCGATCCGCCCTACCCCTCTTCTAGCGCTGTTGGATACACCGTCGGGGTCCTGACCATCGGCTTCGTCGTCGCCTATCTCGATCGCCAAGTCATATCGATCCTGTTGGAGCCGATAAGGTTATCCTTGGGCCTGACCGATACGCAGCTCAGTTTAGTGCAGGGTTTCGCTTTCTCGCTATTCTTCGTCTTGGCGGGCATTCCAATCGGCCGTTTGGTCGACAGGGCAAATCGTCGCAACGTGCTGATCGGCGGCCTGATATGCTGGACGGCCGCGACGTTCGCCTGTGGTTTGGCGCAGAACTTCTGGCAGTTGTTCCTCGCGCGGATGCTCGTCGGTATCGGAGAAGCCTGCCTCGCACCTACCGGTTATTCGATCGTTGCCGACATCGTGCGCCCCGGGCGGCGTGGATTAGCGATGGGATTTCTGACCGGAGGCACCGCTGTCGGCGCCGCCGGCTCGATCTTCATTGGCGGACTGCTCCTGGAAATGTTTGCAGAAGGCCTCCATATCGCACCCCTGGGCCATGTAGCCTCATGGCAAATCGTGTTCTTCCTGGTCAGCCTGCCGGGCGTCCCGCTTATCCTGATGCTCTTCACGGTCGCCGAACCGGCCCGACGCGAGAAGGTCGCCATCGGACCCTCGGATGCCACTTTCGTTCAGTTCGTCCGCCGCCACCCCGCTGGTTTCGGCCTCACATTCGCGGCTTTCGCCTCCAATTTGATATGCGGGATCGCCACCATGGTTTGGATACCGGTCGTTCTGATGCGAATCTACAAGGTCCCGGCTGTCGAGCTCGGCGCCACCATCGGCGCGCTCATGCTGGTCGTTGGCGGTCTGGCTTCGACGATAGGGGGGGCCGCCGGCGACTGGCTGCAAACGCGGGCTCCATCCATTGGCAGGCTGGGCGTGCCGTTGTTGGCGTTCCCGCTGCTGATCTTGCTAGCGCTGTTCTGGTATTTCGTGGAGGGTGCGACGCCGACGATCATATATTACGGCTTGTCGTGCGGCTTGGTCGGATCGATAATCAACGGATCGTCTTTTTCCGCGATCAACCAGATGGTGCCGAACAATATGCGCGGCCAGGCGGTAACCGCCTTTCTCGTTGTCGGCAATTTCGCCGGCCTAGGGCTAGCGCCAACCGCCGTGGCACTTGTCACGGATTATGTGTTGAAGGATCCGATGCAGGTTCAGCTTTCGGTGATCCTGGTGGCGATACCCGCGCAGATGACCGGTCTACTGCTCACCCTTCTTGCGCTGAAGCCTTATCGTCGCACATGTGAAGCGGCCGCTGCCATGACGCAGGCGTCGACTGCTATGGTTGGTTCTACAAAGCCGATATAA
- a CDS encoding nitroreductase family protein, translated as MVRISETAMDPVFLTRWSPRAFDGSSLTEADMQILADAAHWAPSAFNHQPWRMIYSLRGDDHWGLFLSLLIPFNRSWAEQAGALIFFVSDQYIGEKPSRSHSFDTGAAWAMMALQASMMGLHAHGMTGLDFDRLPEALKVPTNFRIEAAAAIGKLGDRSRLPSDLRDREVMSDRKPLAEVLFAGQFGG; from the coding sequence ATGGTACGTATTTCGGAAACGGCGATGGATCCGGTGTTCCTCACGCGATGGTCACCACGTGCATTCGATGGGTCGTCGCTTACCGAAGCCGATATGCAGATTCTCGCGGATGCTGCTCATTGGGCGCCATCCGCCTTCAATCATCAGCCGTGGCGGATGATATATTCACTTCGCGGCGATGATCATTGGGGTCTGTTCCTTTCCCTGCTGATCCCGTTCAATCGGTCCTGGGCCGAGCAGGCTGGCGCGCTGATATTCTTCGTGTCCGACCAGTACATCGGCGAAAAGCCGTCGCGGAGTCATAGTTTCGATACGGGTGCCGCTTGGGCGATGATGGCACTGCAGGCGTCTATGATGGGGCTTCACGCCCATGGCATGACAGGTCTGGATTTTGACAGGCTGCCTGAAGCGTTGAAGGTGCCGACGAACTTCCGGATCGAGGCCGCTGCTGCGATCGGGAAGTTGGGCGATCGATCGCGTTTGCCGAGCGACCTACGCGACCGCGAGGTGATGAGCGACCGCAAGCCCCTCGCCGAAGTCTTGTTTGCCGGCCAGTTCGGCGGCTGA
- a CDS encoding amidohydrolase family protein, with amino-acid sequence MSGHLYRCGCASVAPTGVGGLKLGSGAIDVHCHLAIPDVDKLASQDPMAKISAERQMAGFSQATIELNAAALKSLIPKLVDIDTRLADMDLMGIDTQVLSPSPFHFNYWADPELSAALVAIQNDYLEAIFKGNDRRFLAFGAVSMQHPQQAAQQLADIMNRGFKGIEISTRINERDLSDPSFDCIWKVAERTGAVIFVHPMGTDMGDRLKDSYLGNLIGQPLETTIALSKLIFSGVFDRFPDLKVLACHGGGYLPSFFGRSDHGYAVRSDCRTMARSPSDYLKRIWYDTVVHDPSILEQLARTVGIGQIVIGSDYPFDMGEYRPGALLAEAHAFSDDDRAAVTSKNARRLLALPDA; translated from the coding sequence ATGAGCGGTCATCTCTACCGCTGCGGCTGCGCGAGCGTCGCACCCACCGGGGTAGGTGGACTTAAGCTCGGCTCCGGAGCCATCGATGTACACTGCCATCTGGCCATTCCGGACGTCGACAAGCTGGCGAGCCAGGATCCCATGGCCAAGATATCCGCCGAGCGCCAGATGGCGGGATTCAGCCAAGCTACCATCGAACTCAACGCGGCAGCGCTGAAGAGCCTGATACCCAAGCTGGTGGACATCGATACCCGGCTTGCCGACATGGATCTGATGGGCATCGACACCCAGGTGCTTAGCCCTTCCCCCTTCCATTTCAATTATTGGGCTGATCCGGAGCTCAGCGCCGCGCTCGTCGCGATCCAGAACGACTATCTGGAGGCGATCTTTAAGGGGAATGATCGCCGTTTCCTGGCCTTCGGCGCAGTCTCGATGCAACATCCGCAGCAAGCGGCCCAACAGCTTGCCGATATCATGAATCGCGGTTTCAAGGGCATCGAGATATCCACCCGAATCAACGAACGAGATCTGTCCGACCCGTCTTTCGACTGCATCTGGAAGGTTGCGGAGCGAACGGGGGCGGTCATCTTCGTCCATCCAATGGGTACGGACATGGGGGACCGGCTCAAGGACAGCTATCTAGGGAATCTGATCGGGCAACCATTGGAAACCACGATCGCGCTGTCGAAGCTGATCTTTTCCGGCGTGTTCGATCGTTTTCCGGATTTAAAGGTGCTGGCCTGCCATGGCGGCGGATATCTTCCGAGTTTCTTCGGGCGATCCGATCACGGATATGCCGTTCGGTCGGACTGCCGGACGATGGCGCGCTCGCCGAGCGACTATCTCAAGCGGATCTGGTACGATACCGTTGTCCACGATCCGAGCATTTTGGAGCAGCTTGCGCGGACCGTGGGTATTGGCCAGATCGTCATCGGATCCGATTATCCCTTCGATATGGGAGAGTATCGTCCGGGTGCGCTGTTGGCGGAGGCGCATGCGTTCAGCGACGATGATCGCGCGGCAGTCACGTCCAAAAATGCGCGGCGATTGTTGGCCTTGCCGGACGCCTGA